A window from Dermacentor albipictus isolate Rhodes 1998 colony chromosome 10, USDA_Dalb.pri_finalv2, whole genome shotgun sequence encodes these proteins:
- the LOC135911479 gene encoding lysosomal acid lipase/cholesteryl ester hydrolase-like isoform X2, with amino-acid sequence MATRSKCTTCSPRTTTSSKWTGCRTAWKVTRLTRGRPCCWFTGSFPRLQTSSSTSLTRAQMSFTCAGFLLADRGFDVWLINSRGTPYSNYHKTLTTEDPEFWEWSFDEIGRYDLSATIDYVTHVTGFMNISIVAWSQGFTEMLVLLSTRPEYNAKVNLVAGYAPVGNISHIETPLTLLGPVAELIASVFHHFTKGGLLTSTPTTQFLITQFCNNVFRGACFLPVNVAVGASREQLNKTRIPVYLAHMPAGTSIRNIIHYMQMYRAQNFIMYNYGFEENLIRYNQPEPYEYPLEHVFAPIALFTGAADRFADPNDVQSLRSRIGDAIVFDYEIPQDTFMHLDFVVGYDATVMLHEPMVALVQGFNEPLPWPFYKRR; translated from the exons ATGGCTACCCGGTCCAAGTGCACCACGTGTTCACCGAGGACGACTACATCCTCGAAGTGGACAGGATGCCGTACGGCGTGGAAGGTGACACGCCTAACCAGAGGCCGCCCGTGTTGCTGGTTCACGGGATCGTTTCCTCGGCTGCAGACTTCGTCATCAACAAGCCTCACCAGAGCGCAG ATGTCCTTTACGTGCGCAGGCTTCCTTCTAGCGGACAGAGGATTCGACGTATGGCTTATCAACAGCAGGGGGACGCCGTACTCCAACTACCACAAGACGCTCACCACGGAGGACCCGGAATTTTGGGAATGGAG CTTTGACGAGATCGGTCGCTACGACTTGTCGGCAACGATTGACTACGTCACCCACGTCACAGGATTTATGAACATAAGCATCGTTGCGTGGTCTCAAGGCTTCACGGAAATGCTGGTGCTTCTTTCGACGAGGCCCGAATATAACGCCAAG GTAAATCTCGTGGCAGGCTACGCACCGGTGGGAAACATCTCTCACATCGAGACGCCGCTCACTCTTCTGGGTCCCGTCGCCGAGCTCATTGCC TCGGTATTCCACCACTTCACCAAGGGGGGCCTCCTGACGTCCACTCCCACGACCCAGTTCCTGATCACTCAGTTCTGCAACAATGTTTTCCGTGGGGCCTGTTTCCTGCCAGTCAATGTTGCCGTGGGGGCAAGCCGAGAGCAGTTGAACAAG ACACGGATACCCGTGTACCTTGCCCACATGCCAGCGGGAACGTCAATACGTAACATAATTCATTACATGCAG ATGTACAGAGCACAGAATTTTATTATGTACAACTACGGTTTCGAAGAAAATTTGATACGATACAACCAG CCTGAACCCTACGAGTACCCTCTGGAACACGTCTTCGCACCCATCGCTCTCTTCACCGGCGCCGCGGACCGCTTCGCCGACCCGAACGACGTGCAAAGCCTGAGGAGTCGAATAGGCGACGCCATCGTCTTTGACTACGAGATTCCACAGGATACGTTTATGCACCTGGATTTCGTCGTTGGTTACGACGCCACAGTGATGCTCCACGAACCCATGGTTGCGCTCGTTCAAGGATTCAACGAGCCGCTTCCTTGGCCCTTCTACAAGCGGCGGTGA